Genomic DNA from uncultured Vibrio sp.:
CGCGCGCCAGATTGAACTGGCCTTAAAAAAACACCCGAAGATCTCAAAGGTATCCAACTGGGGCAGCCGTAAGCCTTTACTATTGATAGAGCCTGATATCAATAAGCTTCGTAATGTCGGCTTAAGCCTAGAGCAACTCGCATTCAAGATTGAACAGTCATCTATGGAGGCAAGAACCGGAGAGCTCAAAAGTGTTAAGGGACGTATGGTTTTGCGCGGTGACGGCTATGCGGATGACTTAAACAAACTCAGCGCGTTGGAAATTCTATCTACTCCGGCAGGGACGGTTCGACTGGGAGAGTTGGCCACGCTAAGCAGAGACTATCAGGACAGCGAAGCCATTGTGCGCAATAATGGCGAAACAGCCATCGCTCTGATGGTGAGTACCAGACAATCTGACAACCTGCTCTGGATTAGCCAAGCAATAAAGGAGACCCTAGCAAAAGAGCGTATGCGCGTGCCGGATGATGTCTCTCTTTCCATCATGGCTGACATGGCACCGTATATCGAAGACCAGCTTTTCCGCCTTGGTGACAATGCTTGGCAGGGGCTGCTTATCGTCGTCATCATATTGGGGCTGTTTCTTGAACTTAAGCTCGCTTTTTGGGTTGCAGCAGGGATCCCCATTGCGCTGTGTGGCACGTTGAGTGCGATGAGTGTAATGAACTACAGTATCAACGATATCACCCTGTTTGGTTTCATTCTGGTACTCGGCATTCTGGTTGATGACGCGGTGGTTGTCGGGGAAGCCATTCATTCCAAGCGAAAGGAAACATCAAACCCTAAAGAGGCCGCTTGGAAAGGGGTTCACTCGGTATCTATCGCGACTGTATTCGGCGTTTTGACCACCATCGCTGCGTTTTCGCCGATGCTTTGGATAAACAATGATTTCGCCAAGATACTTGCTGGCTTTTCTGCCGTCGTTATTTTTGCTCTGTTTTTCTCCCTTATTGAGAGTAAGTTTATCCTGCCTTCTCATCTTGCCGGGATGAAGACCAGTTGCAATAACACCGGCGTGGTGGCTCGTATCCAGACGATGGCACAGTCGGGCTTAGAGACGATTAATCAAAAGCTCTACCGACCATTGCTGCAGTACTCTTTGGGCAATAAGTTTGCTGCCTTGTCTGGGTTTTTCGCCTTTATCATCCTTGCTTATGGAATGTGGTCAACCGGAGCCATTCGCAGTTCCCTCTTCCCTGAAATACCGGGGCGCTTTGTAACGGCTAAAGTGACATTAGAAGATGGCGCGCCGTTGCCTTTGCAGGTAAACACATTAGACAAACTGGAGAAGTCCGCTTTGCAGCTAAATCACTCGCTGCAACAGGATTACAATCTCGCCGAGAAACCTTTGACCAATTTACTTGCTTGGTCCGATGGTGATGGCGAAATCGAGGTGACGGCTGAAATCAGCAGCGAAGCGCTTTCCGTTCTCCCTGGTAACCAATTAACCAAGGACTGGAGAAAACTGACAGGCGCAATTGAAGGGGCTTATTCTGTTCAGTTTACTGCGGCCGATGCTCCTGCCGGGGGGACTATTATCTCTGTTTCTGCTGCTGACCGCGAGCTGGCCAAACTGGCAGCTAAAGAAGTCGCAGAAAAGCTAAAACATCTTCCTGGTGTGGCTGATGTATTCGATGATGGCAAAGGTGGTCAGGAACAGATCCGCATTACGCTCAATGCGTACGGTAGACAACTGGGATTAACTCAGGATCAGATAGCACAACTGGCTGGTGATGCATTTGGTCAGCGAGAAATTCACCGCTTACTGGTGCAAGGGCAGGAAACGAAGGTGATTGTCCGTTATCCGGTCAGTGAGCGCATGACGCAGGCACAACTCGTCCACTCGCCAATTATGTTGCCAGATGGGCAAACGGTCTCTCTGGGTGACATCGCCACATTGAAAACGGAACGTGTACCTGAGGTTCTGTATCGCCGTAACCGCGAGCAGGTGATCAATGTTTACTGGAACCAGAATCGTTCAGTCCAGTCTCCTGAAACGACCATGACGCTTATGAGTGAAACCTTAGATACTTTGGAAAAACGTTATCCCGGAGTGACCATTAGAGCGGGTGGTGAGTTCGAAGAGATGGGAGAAGTTCAGCAGGGGTTTAAGTCAGCGATGATTCTCACCATTTTGTTGGTGTACATTCTATTGGCTATTCCTCTCAAGTCTTACTGGCAGCCGCTGATTATTATGGCGGTAATCCCATTCGGATTTGCAGGCGCTATCTTCGGGCATTACCTGATGTCGATTCCTATCAGCATTTTATCGATGTTTGGCATGATGGCTATGACGGGTATTGTCGTTAACGACTCGTTGGTTTTGATTACCCGCTTTAACTCTGAGTATCGCAAAGGAGTGCCCCTCAATCAGGCTTTAATTACGGCCGGAACCACTCGGATGAGAGCGATTTTTCTTACCACGATAACGACGGTTTTCGGCCTTCTTCCATTGTTGATCGAAAGCGCAGAACAAGCTCAGTATCTGAAACCTGCCGCTGTTTCTCTGGTATTTGGTGAGTTGTTTGCCACCATGGTCACCCTGATTCTTATTCCTGTTCTTTTGGGTATCAGCAATAGACAATCTACAGCGAGTCAACAAGACACCAATAAAAAGCAGGTGTTGTCTGAACTGAAATCAGAGCCAGTCGTGTGATTAACACTTGGCAAGTTGCATTCAACCACTCCAATCGTCATAGTAGAAGTTACCAACATATATTAACTTCTACTATGCCTGACTCTACGAATAAACCCTATGCACTGGTACCCGAAATAGCGCTGCTTGAACCATTGCCAACTCACCACCGAAAACGGTTCGAGGTGGCATTGTTAATGATGCATAACTCATTGGAAGAGCGATTATCGTGGGAGCAGATTGCAGAAAAAAGTGCGATTTCTCCATATCATTTTCATCGGCAATTTAGCCGGCTTTTTGAAGAAACGCCGGGACAGTACTTGAGCCGGGTTCGGCTGCAATATGCCGTGAATCAGCTCTATGTCGATCACTACCGGAAAATTGCGGATATCGCTTATCAATGTGGTTACTCCTCATCTCAGGCGATGGCAAAAGTGCTCAAACGAGAACTGGGAGTGACGGCCAAAAGCCTGCGTCATTTAATTGCGACAGGGACCCCGGCAGAGACGTTTCGGTTATTGGACAAACTATCCCATCCCGGAAAAGAACACTCACTGGAAAAGCAACTGGCGCAGTCTATGCCGACCGAACTCGTCTGGTATCCGGCTCGAGGAATGAAAGTACGCCAGATACCTGATTTTGACTGGGATGTGGTGTTCGAAACCTATGGGAAAAAGAGTACTCGGATACTGAGTGCAACGCCGGTGTCCGATCTGGAACGAAAGTGGAAAGACATGACATATACTGTTGGAGACTGGCAGGTCAGCAACGACCAATACGATTATTTTGTTCCTGAAGGCTACTACCTCTGTTGTGAGGTATACCTGGCCACCGATGTGGCTTTCATTGCCGCAATAGACAGTCTTTTTCAGCAAGCGGAGGAGCAGGGCTATCAGGTCGATGACACAGGATATTTAATCGAAATGGTTCGTGATATCGAACTCACCCTCACTGGTGGTGCAACGTTCGCTTTTCAGATCCCAATTATTGTGTGATTTGATCTCGTAACTCGTCACAATAAAACTCGGTAAACTCACTCTGAGATGAGTCTTGGCTGAATCAAAGATGGATAGCAATGAGTTACAGCAAACTGTCAGACCTGATCACACTTTGAGTTAAATAGTAAAAGATTGCAACGTGACTAGTTCAAGTAAGGATACCTTGGCATCCTTACTTGGCAGGGTTTATTACTTGCTAGAGGTTATTGTTTTGTCGGCTTTGGATCTTCATATGGTAAGCCTACATACTGCTCGGCGATCATCGTTTTACCTGATTCACTATGCAGGCAGTAATCCAGTTCAGATGACATCAGGTGGCTAAAAATAGCACCATCTGTGTTGTTTACGCTAAGCTCGTCAAAATCGTGCAGCATGTTGGTCATCCACCATGAGAAACGCTCGCCGTGCCAGACTCGGCGTAAGCAGATATCCGAATATTGTTTGATACACTCCATATCATCATGTTTGTACACTTGGGTCATGATCTTGTACAACGTCGCCACGTCAGAGGCTGCCAAGTTAAGTCCTTTTGCACCTGTTGGCGGTACAATATGTGCGGAGTCTCCCACCAGGAATAGTCGGCCGTATTGCATCGGTTCACATACGAATGAACGCAGTGGGGCAATACTTTTTTCGATACTTGGTCCGGTTTGTAAGTTTTTGCTTGCTTCATCTGGCAAGCGTTTTTTTAGTTCATCCCAAAACTTGTCATCACTCCAGTCTTCAACTTTATCTGTTGCCGGAACCTGCAGATAATAGCGTGATCGTGTTGATGATCGTTGACTCGCCAGAGCAAAACCGCGTGGGTGTCTACAATAAATCAGTTCATCATCTACGGGCGGGGTATCGCTTAGTAGCCCGAGCCAGCCAAACGGGTAAACTCGCTCATATTCGTTACGAATGGTATCTGGAATGGTTGGACGGGATACGCCGTGGAAACCATCACAACCAGCGATAAAATCGCACTGCAACTCATAAAGGGTACCTTCGTGCTCGAACTTTACAGAAGGGGCAGATGAGTCGGGCGCGACAATCTCGGTCACTGGTGCACCGTAAAAGCTTGGTAGGCCAGCAGTACTTCTTGCTGCCATTAAGTCGCGGGTGATTTCGGTTTGCCCGTAACAAGTCACGACTTTACCGCCAGTGCGTTCTTTGAGATCTATTCTTGTACTTTCACCGTCGACACTGATCTGAAAACCGTCATGGATATGACCTTCTTTATCCATGCGAGCGTTGCAGCCGGCTTCTCTAATAAGGTCAACAAAACCTTGCTCAAGGATACCAGCACGTATTCTGGACAGGACATGATCAGCAGTTGAACGTTCTACAATAACATTGTCGATCCCTTGTTTCGCAAGCAGTTGACCAAGTAATAGGCCTGAAGGGCCAGAGCCAATAATTGCAACTTGTGTTTTGATAACTTCCATTTTAAGCGCTCCGCTTGTAGTGATTCCTTGTGTTTCTATTTTGTTAATAAAGTGTGATTTCCTCCATTCACTTATAGGGCAATTTCTTGTACTTTTAGGTCGTGTGTTGATGTTTATTTGATCGGGTGGGTAAGTGATGAGTTCGATATCTGATGTGCCAAGGTTCTTCTTATATGGAGAAGAGAGTGACAGCAATAACTCCGAGTTTGTGCATGTGGAAACCATTGCTACTCGTAGCGAAAAACGAGGATGGCGTATTAAGCCGCATCGTCATGGTAAGCTTTTTCAGATCTTAGTGCTAGACAGTGGATATGCAGAAATATCTTTAGATAATAATAAGATATGTATTGATGGTGCTTGTGCAATTGCAATTCCTACCGGGGTTGTACACGGCTTTATTTTTTCTCCAAATACGGAAGGGTACGTTGTCAGTATTGCGGAGCCAATGATCCAACAGTCCGCGCTATCTTACACTGAGAGTGTATTCGAAACCGTTCTGGATAAGCCAAGAGTACTCTCATTTTCAACCGAGGATAAGGTTCTTACTCAATTGCATGATTATTGTAATTTATTGTCATCTGAACTAAATGCACATGACTTGGGAATGCGACAAGCTTCCGAGTGGTTAGCAAAGATGATTTTATTGATCCTGTTCCGGGCAATAAAGCAGCAAGATGAAGGGACCAAAATTGGCCACTCACTTAATAGTCACTATTATCAATTCCAAAAGCTACTCGAGCATAACTACCGGAGTCACTGGACTGTTGCTCAATATGCGCAAGCGCTGCAAACGTCTGTTTCGACGTTAAATCGCGTATGTCGCAAATCAAAAGGGGTGGCGGCAAAAGCGATTATTGCGGAGAGACTGTTTGTTGAAGCTAAGCGAAGCCTTCTGTATACCCAGCTGCATGTTGACCAAATTGCCTACAATCTGGGATTTGAGGACCCGGCGTATTTCTCTCGCTTCTTTAAAAATAAATCTGGGTTGAGCCCGACTTCTTTCAGACAACTCAACCCGTTTGACACGGAGTATTAGCGAATGATTGACATTAAAAAATGTCCAGATCATTACCGAGTACCACTTCTCCGTCGTAGCTAGCCTGTATTTCTTCCAATACGGATTCGATAGGCGCGCTGTAATGGAGGATGTGGCTAAGCACCAGCAATTTAGGTTTTGCTTCAGAGGCTATCTTTGCTAGCTCACTGGTTCTGGTGTGGCTTGTTGAGTGGTATTTTTGCCAAAATTCAGAAAGCTTCGACAGCCCTTGTTCGCTGATCACTTCATGCACCAGTACATCAGCCCCTTTCGCGACTTCGATCATCTTGTCAGAGTAGGCCGTATCGCCACTGATGACCACAGTTTTGTCTGGCGTTGTCACTTTGTAGCCAAAGGCTGGGCGGATATCACCATGAGGCACGGTAAATGCCTCGATTGTGACGCCATCTTGATCGTAAACGGTATTACTTTCGGTGTATTCGGTCACATTCATCTGGTAGTTAGTTGGGTCTTTTAATGGCTGCTTACCGCTGGTACGTAAGCCAATATCAACCGACAACATGTCATAGTAGCCCGTCACAAATTTTTCTGTGCCAACAGGGCCATAGAGTGACACTTTGTCGTCTCGTCGCCACCAATAGGTTGCTGCCAACTCTGAGATATCCAGAATATGGTCACTGTGAAGGTGGGTGATGAAAACGTGTTTGATGTTGGTTGGGTATAGGGCTTTGATGCCTTTCTTTTGTGCTGCTTCAATGGCTTTTTGCACCATGCCACCACCCGCATCAAAGATAAATGCAGTATCGTTATACACAACGGCGGTCGATGGGCCAGAGCGGTTTGAGTCGGGAACAGGGGTGCCCGTTCCTAACAAGATAACATCGGTTTTGGCTGAAGCACTGACGGATAACAGCAAACCTAAGGCGCAGGTTAACGCAGGCACACAAATACCTGATCTAAAGATTTTCATTAGATTCTCCGAGAAGTTGAGTGGGGGATGAAACCCTCACCACAGTCCGTGTGGCGAGGGTTATAGGGGTTGTTAGAGAAGTCCCAGAGCAAGTGATGGGAAGCCGATGATCAATAGCAGGCGAGTGACGTCTGACATGACGAATGGGAACACGCCCTTGTACATATCCTTAATTGACACATCCGGTGCTAGAGACTTGATGACAAATACGTTCATCCCCACAGGTGGTGTAATCAGACCAAGCTCAACAGTAATAACTGCAACGATACCGAACCAGATTGGGTCAAATCCTGCTGCCTGAATGAGTGGGTAAACCACTGGTACGGTAAGCAGTAGCATCGCAATACTGTCCATTACACAACCTAATAGGATAAACAGTAACAGTACCGCAAACAGAACCATGTAAGGCGAAAGTTGTAAGCTATCAACCACTTCCACCAACGTGTAGGAAATTCGTGAAACTGAAAGGAAGTAGCCAAAAATCTCAGCACCGATGATCATAAAGAAGATCATGGAAGAGATGGCCAGCGTTTCTTCTACCGCTTCAACAAATTGTTTCCATTTCATTCCTCGGAACAGAGCGATGACTAACGTACCTGCCGCACCAATAGCCGCTGCTTCAGTTGGCGTAAATAGACCAAAGTAGATGCCTAAAATGATCAACGCGAAGATGCCTGTGAAAGGAACTAAGCCTTTAAGCCCACTGAGCTTCTCTGCAAAGGATGTCTTTTCACCTGGTGTTGCAAGCTCAGGTTTTAGCCAAACTGTGATAGCAATAGTCGCACAGTATAGGAGCAGGCCAAGTAACCCAGGGATTAGGCCTGCGATAAACATGTCACCAACAGATTGCTCAGTGATCAAGGCGTAAAGCAGAAGGGCGATAGACGGTGGGATCATGATACCTAACGTACCACCTGCTGCCAGCGTACCGGTTGCCAATGACATCGCGTAGCCATTCTTTTCCATTTCAGGCAATGCAACGCGAGACATACTCGCCGCAGTCGCCAGAGAAGAGCCAGAGATAGCCGAGAACACACCACAAGAGGTTACTGCTGCCAGTGCCATACCACCACGCCAGCGACCAAACAGTGTTCTCGCGCCATGGAACAGCTCTTGCGACATTTGCGCTTTAGAGGCAAAAACACCCATGAGGATAAACATAGGAATTGGGCTAAAGCTGTAGTTTGATAGGGTCTCAAATGGGCCGCTATCCAGAATCGCCATTGCAGAAGGGAAAGCAACAATAGAGCCGAACCCAACAAACCCGGTCACCGCCATGGATAACGCGATAGGGGCTCTGAATGCCATCATCACTAACATTAATGCAATACAAATTAGACCAATCGTTGAAGCATCCATTAGACTAACTCCCCTTTGTTTTGTTGTTGCACGTTACTTTTTTTGCCGCTTGACTTTGCTGGCGCATCACTGCCATTTTTTGTCGCTGGTGTATGGCAGTGAAAAACGAGTTCTCCGGCAATAATCAATGCTCTAACAGCAAGTAGCGCGGTGGCTACAACGACACCCATATAGATATACTGCAGCGGGATCTGTAGATCCTGAGTGGTTTCTCCGGTAAGCGCGGCCGATTCAATCGCGTCAAAAAAGCGTACTGACATACCTGCGCCAAGTAGTGCAAACCCGAGGTTGTAGAAAGCTTCAAGATATATCTTCAAACGTTGATTCATTTTCTCGGTAAACAGATCAACGATGACCTGAGACTTAGCGACCGAATGAGGCAAAGTCAGCAAAATGGCAAATAGCAAACCAAACTTGATCAGTTCGATGCCACCAACAAAAGTCCAGTCGATGCCACCATCAGTAAAATTAAAAATCGCTCGAGTGATGACGTCAGCAAGAGTGATGAACATCATCGACACTAAAACAAAACCTGCACCTAAGTGGGCAATGTGTGCCGCGCGATTGACTAGGTTGATGAGTGTTTTCATAATCTCATTCCCTTGTTCTGGCTTTAAATACAGTCTTGAGAAAGTTCCATTGCTCGCTTGTATACGTCACGTGCGGCTAGGCCTTTCGATTCCAATTCAGACAAGTAGTTTTCGATGACTTTATCGAAGATTGGTTGCCAGGTAGTTTGGTTGCTTGACGCTTCAATGCGGTTGATTGTGTGTCCGGCCGCTTTGGCTTCTTCTAGGCCTTTACTATCTAAATCATCAAATACCTGTGCTGCAATTTTCGACCATGCAGCGCCAGAGTTTTTGTCGATCACCGCTTTAAGCTCATCATCAAGAGAGTTGTAGACGTCGCTATTCATTGTCACGATGAAAGCAAGGGAATACAGACCACCTACTTCAGTGTGGTTTTCCGCTAGCTCGTTGATTCTAAAGCTTTTCACGCCTTCCCAAGGTAGAGCGACACCATCAATCACGCCGCGCTGAAGCGATTGATAAGATTGTGGGGCTGGCATACCGACTGGCAGCGCACCAAGCTCTTCAAGCAAGCCACCAATCACAGCGGTTGGGCGGCGGATGCGTAGGCCTTCCAAATCGCTAGGTTGCTCAATATTCTTACCTTTTACATGCAGTAGGCCCGCTCCGTGGGTAAACAAGAACAGTGGTTTTGAATCCTTGTATTCATTTGCAAACGCACCTTCTTCGTAAAGCTTCTGAATCACACAAGAGCCTTGGTTGGCGTTTTGTACCACGCCAGGTAGCTCTACGATTTGAGTCAACGGGAATCGATTTGCTGAGTAACCTTGCACGGTTGCCGTCATATCTAAAATACGGTGTTTAACTGCATCGTATTGTGCTGGTGGCTTAGCAAGGGTAGAAGACGGGTATAACTCGACGTTAATGCGGCCATTAGAATCCGCTTCAACAGTGTCAGCCCACTTTTGATAAATCTCTTTATGAACATCAGACACAGAAGGCCAAAAGTGCCCAAATCGCAATGTAACGTCTGCGGCGAACGCAGGTGCAGTTAGCAGAAGTGATGACAATGCAGTGGCAGCAGTCTTTTTAATAATCGTATTCATACTTAAACGTCCAATTGTTAGTAGAGTGTTTTCGTAAAGCGCTTTTTTAGTCAGGCTATTCTTTTTCTTGGGGCTGAATAAAATCGTCAACTTTTACCGTCAGCGGTTTTTTACCTTATGTAAGATGTTAAGGTTAAGTTAACACTTGATTCGTCATGGCGTTAGTTAGAAAAAAGAAAAGGCTATTCAATTTTTGAAATTCTCTGACTTTAATTTGAGTTTTATACTGGCTAATAAGAGAAGTTTTTGTTGTTTAACTTTTTGATAATTAAGTTTTTAATGTCTAGTCTTTAGGTATTGACTCCTGAGTGTGAATGTCTCGAATGTATGCAAGAGTGATGGTTCAGAAAGTAACTATAATGTGTATTTCATCAGTTGTTTGGTAGGAGAGTGATATGTGTGGAAGGTTAAATGTTGTTAGCGACCCGCTTTGTAGAATTGTCTCTCAGCAACTTGGGATCAGTTTTAAAACGGATACCAATAGAGACCTTAGGCCGACACAAATTGTTTCTGTCGTTGGGACCCTGCAGGGTGAACTCCAACAACTTGATATACCCTGGGGCATAAAACCTGATTGGGCAGAGAACCTTATCTTTAATGCTAAAGCCGAAACGGTCGCAGTTAAGGCGACGTTCGCCAGTGCGTTTGAGTTCGACCGAGTCATCGTTCCATGTTCGGGCTGGTATGAATGGCAAGAAGAAAACGGCAAAAAGGCCAAATATCTATTCAGCCTTGGCGAGAGCAATGTTCTATATATGGCAGGTATTGCTTTGAATGATGGGAAAGAGCTCGTCACATTAACAACAGAGCCAAATGAACAATGCAGCGCATTTCATCACCGCATGCCATTATTGATTCCGGATAAAAAGGTCTTGGACTGGATAAGTGGAGAGGGCAAAAGCGTCTATAAGTTGTTAGATAACCAATTTAGTGAAACGTTGATGATAAAAGGTTAGCGATACTCTTTAAGACGCTTTCATCCTAAAGAATATCGCTATGATGATGTTAGTTTGTCACATGATACTTGGGAGCCATAGAGACAATGGCGGTATAAGTAGTAACAACAGTAATCTAACGATATCTGCGCACCAATAAGGAGTGACGCCTTTGAATATCGTGCTGGTTTTGATGTCTTTGACGACGCTACTGAGCACAAAAATGTTCAATCCTACCGGGGGAGTAATTAGGCTGATCTCAGTAACAACGACAACAACTATACCAAACCAGACCAGATCAAACCCTAAGCTTGCAACCAATGGGTAAAACACGGGTACAGTCAGCAGAAGCATTGACAGGCTTTCGAACACAGTGCCAAGTAGAATGTAAATCCCCATGATGGCCAGAATCACATAAATAGGTTCTGCACCGAAAGATTCCATCCAGGTGACGAGCTCATGTGGCAAACCAGTACGGTTTACAAAGTTGGAATAAATTAGCGCACCGATAATGACCCCAAACAGCATAGTAGAGGTTCTCGCGGTATCAATCAGGATCTCTTTAAGCACACTGATGGTAAGAGAACGGCGGTAGAGTGCAATAGCAAAGGCACCACCGGCACCAATACCAGCCGCTTCTGTAGGGGTAAAAGCGCCCAGATATATTCCACCCATCACCAGTGCGAATAACCCAAGAATACCCGAGACAGACTTCAGCGCGGCTTTTTTATCTTCCTTAGACATCTTTTCACCTTTAGGGCCTGCATTTGGGTTGCGCCATACAACGTATTTTGTTGCTAAAAGGTACATGAAGATACCAAGCATGCCCGGGATAAATCCTGCTGCGAATAGGTCTCGAATGCTCTGTTCGGTGAGTACGCCATAGATGATCAGAATGACACTTGGCGGGATCAAGATCCCTAGCGTTCCACCTGCTGCAATGGAAGCTGCAGCTAAGCCATCTGAATATCCATACTTTCTCATCGAAGGCATGGCAACCTTAGCCATGGTTGCCGATGTCGCCAAACTAGAGCCAGAAATGGCAGAGAAGCCACCACACGCTGCTACGGTCGCCATTGCTAATCCGCCTCGATAGTGACCCAAAAACGCATAACAAGCTCGGTACAGTTCTTGAGACATTCCCGCTCGAGTGATTAAGTTCCCCATCAGAATGAACATAGGAATGACCGACAAACCGTAATCCTGCGCTGTGTCGATCAATCGCTTAGCACTGATAGTTAGTGCGCCATTAAAATTCCAGTCCCCCAAAGCTGCATAACCTATAAATCCCACCACACCCATTGCAAACGCGATCGGCATTCTTAACAGTATTAGTATCATCAGTACTGCGAAACCAATTAAGGCAATAGTCATATCAATCCCTCTGATTTAAATACTCTTTGTTAAAGATTCGCGTAACCACTAAAACAAGCGAAGTGATTGCGGTTAGCCAGCATGAAATAGCCAGAAAATAGACAAAATAATAGGTTGGGATTTCGAGATATTCGGTTATCTCTCCGTACATCAGTGCGCGGTCACCCAGTTCCCATACTTTGAAACCCATTACTGCGAGACAAAGAGAGACCGCTGCATCAAAGCCCATATCACGTACGTTTTTTACCTTTCGGGGAATGATGCTATCGGTTAGGTCAACACTGATATGCTCTTTGCGCCACGTCACCAACGGCATCGTAGAGAAAATGAGCGCACCTAAAAGTAACTCCGTGAGTTCTACACTTCCGGTTACTGGCTTTTCAAACAGGTAGCGTCCTACTACATCGATACAGGTAAGCAGCATCATTGAAAGTAATATCAGGCACG
This window encodes:
- a CDS encoding SOS response-associated peptidase family protein; its protein translation is MCGRLNVVSDPLCRIVSQQLGISFKTDTNRDLRPTQIVSVVGTLQGELQQLDIPWGIKPDWAENLIFNAKAETVAVKATFASAFEFDRVIVPCSGWYEWQEENGKKAKYLFSLGESNVLYMAGIALNDGKELVTLTTEPNEQCSAFHHRMPLLIPDKKVLDWISGEGKSVYKLLDNQFSETLMIKG
- a CDS encoding TRAP transporter small permease: MKTLINLVNRAAHIAHLGAGFVLVSMMFITLADVITRAIFNFTDGGIDWTFVGGIELIKFGLLFAILLTLPHSVAKSQVIVDLFTEKMNQRLKIYLEAFYNLGFALLGAGMSVRFFDAIESAALTGETTQDLQIPLQYIYMGVVVATALLAVRALIIAGELVFHCHTPATKNGSDAPAKSSGKKSNVQQQNKGELV
- a CDS encoding TRAP transporter substrate-binding protein, whose amino-acid sequence is MNTIIKKTAATALSSLLLTAPAFAADVTLRFGHFWPSVSDVHKEIYQKWADTVEADSNGRINVELYPSSTLAKPPAQYDAVKHRILDMTATVQGYSANRFPLTQIVELPGVVQNANQGSCVIQKLYEEGAFANEYKDSKPLFLFTHGAGLLHVKGKNIEQPSDLEGLRIRRPTAVIGGLLEELGALPVGMPAPQSYQSLQRGVIDGVALPWEGVKSFRINELAENHTEVGGLYSLAFIVTMNSDVYNSLDDELKAVIDKNSGAAWSKIAAQVFDDLDSKGLEEAKAAGHTINRIEASSNQTTWQPIFDKVIENYLSELESKGLAARDVYKRAMELSQDCI
- a CDS encoding TRAP transporter large permease, which translates into the protein MTIALIGFAVLMILILLRMPIAFAMGVVGFIGYAALGDWNFNGALTISAKRLIDTAQDYGLSVIPMFILMGNLITRAGMSQELYRACYAFLGHYRGGLAMATVAACGGFSAISGSSLATSATMAKVAMPSMRKYGYSDGLAAASIAAGGTLGILIPPSVILIIYGVLTEQSIRDLFAAGFIPGMLGIFMYLLATKYVVWRNPNAGPKGEKMSKEDKKAALKSVSGILGLFALVMGGIYLGAFTPTEAAGIGAGGAFAIALYRRSLTISVLKEILIDTARTSTMLFGVIIGALIYSNFVNRTGLPHELVTWMESFGAEPIYVILAIMGIYILLGTVFESLSMLLLTVPVFYPLVASLGFDLVWFGIVVVVVTEISLITPPVGLNIFVLSSVVKDIKTSTIFKGVTPYWCADIVRLLLLLLIPPLSLWLPSIM
- a CDS encoding TRAP transporter small permease, with the translated sequence MNNSLIWFTKSWESSAQLLDKFLKLCACLILLSMMLLTCIDVVGRYLFEKPVTGSVELTELLLGALIFSTMPLVTWRKEHISVDLTDSIIPRKVKNVRDMGFDAAVSLCLAVMGFKVWELGDRALMYGEITEYLEIPTYYFVYFLAISCWLTAITSLVLVVTRIFNKEYLNQRD